TTTTTGAACGGGCACGGTCACAATCATATTCCCCTTAATCTTCTTCAGCTTTTCAGACAACTAAGGCAAAATTTAGCAAAACGATGGGAGGTATTTCAAAATCGTTATTGGTTtttgatgttatattttttctctgctctattttccttttccttgaTTTTCTTATGCTTTTAGTGTTCGTAGGGACACAAActgagagagaagagaaggtGTCTTTGGAGCTCAGCGAAGAAATTCTTCAGAGTATGGAAGTAGGAATGGCCTTCAAAGACAATGTGAGCAATTCTACCATTACGTTTTCTGTTCTTATTTTAGATTTGGGCAGTGTTTCTAATGTTTTGGGAATTGGCAAcctcaaaatttgtttttcattgtattcttttccttaatttttGTGTGCATATGTTTTTCAGAATGGTAGAATTAGTTCCTTGGACTTTCACAGGACATCCAGTTATCTAGTAACTGCCAGTGATGATGAATCCATTCGACTGTATGAGGTTACCAGTGGAACGTAAGCCCATTTTATCTGTTGCTCTAATTATATAGATAATTGAATGAATGATTAGATACAATCTTTTTATCCTGAAGTTTATTGACATTGTTGCATCCTCATATCGATTTACATCTCTAGTATGATTTAAGAAGATTGCATCattatttgatttgatgtgACAAATACTTTCAATAGATTGggtttattaacatttataaatgACAGATGTAATTTGACAACTACAAATTGTTCCATCATTTACAGCTAAAAATTAACATGTACTATGTAGCAAATTGAATCATGTTATTTGATTCTTTGAAATTTCTCGCCTTCCTTCAGTTTTTGTAACAAATCTACATGTGTTCATCAACATATTTGCCATCAGTTGTTTGAAGATAATTAATAGCAAAAAGTCTGGGGTTGACCTCGTTTGCTTCACATCTCATCCTACAACTGTCatatactcttcgaaaaatgGTTGGGATGGTGTGTCTCTTACctattttcatcttcaattaaCTTGACATCGGCAGTAAATTTTGTATACTcactataaatattttccatCAATCCAGAATCTTTGCGGTATTTCAAAGGTCACCATGATAGGTTTGGTATCTGTCATTTCgtaatatatacatttaaatctCATATCATATGATACAATACACATGTTAATTCCATTTGATTGTTCTAAATGAATATCAGCTTTTTGCAAGGGTTGTGTCACTAAGCTTGTGCTCTCGGAAGGACTGCTTTATATCTGGTTGTCTAGATAGAACTGTTTTACTATGGGATCAAAGGGCTGAAAAGTGCCAGGTAGTGTCATGTGCATGCAGTTACTTGCTTATTTTATGTCCTTTTGTTTATTATACATCATATAACTTTTATAGGGGCTTCTTTCATTAAAAGTAAATAGGGACTGTTACATGTAAAAGGAAGACCTGCTATATCATATGACGATCAAGGACTTGTGTTTACAGTTGCCTTTGGAGGATTTGTAAGAATGTTTGATGCTCGCAAGTATGAAAAGGTttgcaaattcaaaattagaatACAAATATGTATAAAGCTTTGCTTTTGTTATCTGTTAATGGTGAGTTTCACCTGCTACAGGGTCCCTTTGAGATATTTTCCGTTGGGGGAGATACTTCTGATGCAAATGTTGTGAAATTTAGTAATGATGGGAGTCTCATTCTTTTAACAACGGCGGATGGGCATATTCACGTGCTTGACTCATTTCGCAGACACTTGTTAGTATCTTTCCTTGTTTCACTTAATTTATTGTGCTTTGAATTGAAAggttgtgtttgattttttctCTCATTACATTTACATAGTTATCCACATATAATGTCACGCCTGTCTCATGCAACTCCACATTAGAAGCTTCTTTCAGCCCCGAGGGAATGTTTGTAATATTTGGTAAGCATTTTCAGATCATTCCAAGAACGTGCGATCATTATTCATTTGGTATACTTATTATTTCCACATTTAAATCTTTATTacactgttttttcttttcctgaaATAGCGTTTTGGAAGAAAGATTTGGattgattatgattattttaaaatccatgCATCATGGTGCAGTTTTTCTGTcttgtattttcaatttttttcctatttatgTGATCTTGTTGGTTGCTGCTTTCTACCTGTGCTGGTTTGTTATGCTTAACTTGATATTTTACACTTCGATTCTTTGACAGGTTCTGGGGATGGAAGCATCTATGCGTGGAGTGTTCGAAGTGGCAAAGAAGTATGATAAGCTATATCCTTTCTTTGTCATAACTATTTTCTGTACATATTTTTGTTTGGGTAGtaatttaataactattacTATAGTTTTTCTCCTATCAGGATGTTATGCTTCAACTTTACTATCAAGTTATTCCTGTTTCATTTTTCAGAATATTCTACCATTTGATATTgaatacaataatttatttcctAATTGCAAACTAATAATAATGGAGTGAGAGTAGTGTTGACATGAAATTAAGCAGAAGAAAAACCCATAATCTATTATAGCAacttgtaataatttaattattaccTCTAAATGACTATGTTTGAGTGAGTATATTGTCAGATATAGTATATAGTATATAGATTGCAGAAAAGAGTGCTAGAGAATATTGAAATATAGTTTCAAACTAGGCGAATCTACTCCTACATATCAGAATACATAA
This genomic stretch from Vigna radiata var. radiata cultivar VC1973A chromosome 7, Vradiata_ver6, whole genome shotgun sequence harbors:
- the LOC106766151 gene encoding protein ANTHESIS POMOTING FACTOR 1-like — translated: MGVFVGTQTEREEKVSLELSEEILQSMEVGMAFKDNNGRISSLDFHRTSSYLVTASDDESIRLYEVTSGTCLKIINSKKSGVDLVCFTSHPTTVIYSSKNGWDESLRYFKGHHDRVVSLSLCSRKDCFISGCLDRTVLLWDQRAEKCQGLLHVKGRPAISYDDQGLVFTVAFGGFVRMFDARKYEKGPFEIFSVGGDTSDANVVKFSNDGSLILLTTADGHIHVLDSFRRHLLLSTYNVTPVSCNSTLEASFSPEGMFVIFGSGDGSIYAWSVRSGKEVASWRSATSDTGPPVIKWAPGSLMFTTGSSELSFWIPDLSKLGSYVGRK